A stretch of the Tolypothrix sp. NIES-4075 genome encodes the following:
- a CDS encoding glycosyltransferase family 4 protein, translating to MSLQQNKTQLKVSILVSDLSSAGAGRWGGGGVRSFLLAQALQKLQYQVEILGFVFGNEPAVIPQSEIPVSSFVGYNYPKFIVSASGLLKKLDGDIIYAMRPKPTTFGLSLLKKLNNHRPLILDIDDWELSWHGGDKWQYRPSIKQFARDIFKSDGALRYPDHPLYLKWVEGMAQNANAITIHTHFLKERFGGFYLPNGKDTTLFNPDCYDPEESRTRYGLNGYRILMFPGAPRPYKGVEDVLIALDKLSEPDLRLVIVGGSPYDNYDAELTEKWGRWIIKLPKHPSSEMPAIVAAAHVIVVPQRNTPAALAQFPLKLTDGMAMAKPVLATRVGDIPDILGETGYLVEPSCPLEIAEKIQYIFQHLDEANERGKLARKRCVEYYSIDAMTTTLGNIMQQI from the coding sequence GTGAGTTTACAGCAAAACAAAACTCAATTGAAAGTTTCCATACTTGTCAGTGACCTATCGAGCGCTGGAGCTGGAAGGTGGGGAGGTGGAGGTGTTCGTTCATTTTTACTAGCTCAAGCACTTCAAAAGCTTCAATATCAAGTAGAAATTTTAGGATTTGTTTTTGGCAACGAGCCAGCAGTAATTCCTCAATCGGAAATTCCAGTTAGTAGCTTTGTTGGCTACAACTATCCAAAATTTATAGTATCAGCTTCTGGGCTTCTAAAAAAACTTGATGGTGATATTATTTATGCAATGCGACCAAAACCGACAACCTTCGGTTTATCTTTGCTAAAAAAATTAAATAATCATCGACCTCTAATTTTAGATATAGACGACTGGGAACTCAGTTGGCATGGTGGCGATAAGTGGCAATATCGCCCTTCAATTAAGCAATTTGCTAGAGACATTTTTAAATCAGATGGTGCTTTGAGATATCCGGATCATCCGCTTTATTTAAAGTGGGTTGAAGGGATGGCACAAAATGCTAATGCGATTACAATTCATACCCACTTTTTGAAAGAGCGATTTGGTGGCTTTTATTTGCCCAATGGTAAAGACACTACTTTATTTAATCCCGATTGCTACGATCCTGAAGAAAGTAGAACACGTTATGGACTTAATGGCTATCGCATTTTAATGTTTCCTGGTGCGCCAAGACCATACAAAGGTGTTGAAGATGTATTGATCGCGCTAGATAAACTTTCGGAGCCAGATTTAAGACTGGTAATTGTCGGTGGCAGTCCTTATGATAATTATGATGCTGAACTCACTGAAAAATGGGGACGCTGGATAATTAAATTACCAAAGCATCCATCTTCAGAAATGCCTGCAATCGTGGCAGCAGCGCATGTTATTGTTGTTCCCCAGCGAAATACCCCAGCAGCTTTAGCTCAGTTTCCATTGAAATTAACCGATGGAATGGCAATGGCAAAGCCAGTTTTAGCAACACGGGTAGGAGATATTCCTGATATTTTAGGTGAAACTGGTTATCTAGTTGAGCCAAGTTGCCCTCTTGAAATAGCCGAGAAAATTCAATACATATTCCAGCATTTAGATGAAGCAAATGAGCGAGGAAAGCTAGCTCGAAAAAGATGTGTGGAATACTACAGTATTGATGCAATGACAACTACCTTAGGAAACATCATGCAACAAATATAG
- the gloB gene encoding hydroxyacylglutathione hydrolase has translation MQVFRLEALSDNYIFLLFEPKQNIAAVVDPAKAEPVLKQLAKLNAKLVAIFNTHHHQDHVGGNKHLMQKFPDVTVYAGAEDRGRIPGQQVFLVEGSHVQFADRIGEVVFVPGHTRAHIAYYFPPAQLGETGELFCGDTLFAGGCGRLFEGTPTQMVDSLSKLRSLPDDTRVWCAHEYTLKNLQFALTVDTENADLQNRYDEVKAYRSRGEATVPSLLGVEKRTNPFLRWEQPTLQSSVKSSDPVQTFARLRGMKDKF, from the coding sequence ATGCAGGTATTTCGTCTTGAGGCATTATCAGACAATTACATCTTTCTGCTTTTCGAGCCAAAGCAAAATATCGCTGCTGTAGTCGATCCGGCAAAGGCTGAACCAGTATTAAAGCAACTTGCGAAACTAAACGCTAAGTTGGTGGCGATTTTTAACACGCACCATCATCAGGATCATGTTGGTGGCAATAAACACTTAATGCAAAAATTCCCGGATGTGACGGTTTATGCTGGTGCCGAGGATCGGGGGAGAATACCAGGACAGCAGGTATTTCTTGTAGAAGGTTCGCACGTTCAGTTTGCAGACAGAATCGGGGAAGTTGTCTTTGTTCCCGGACATACCCGCGCTCACATCGCTTACTATTTTCCCCCAGCGCAACTAGGAGAGACGGGGGAGTTATTCTGCGGTGATACGCTGTTTGCTGGGGGTTGCGGTCGCTTATTTGAAGGAACTCCTACACAAATGGTGGATTCTCTGAGTAAACTACGCTCTCTACCGGATGATACGCGGGTTTGGTGCGCCCACGAATACACTTTAAAAAATCTTCAATTTGCGCTGACTGTAGATACAGAGAACGCCGATTTACAAAATAGATATGATGAAGTAAAGGCTTACCGCAGTCGGGGAGAAGCTACTGTTCCTTCGCTATTGGGGGTGGAGAAGCGGACAAATCCGTTTTTACGTTGGGAGCAGCCGACGTTACAATCATCTGTTAAGAGTAGCGACCCAGTACAAACCTTTGCGCGTTTGCGGGGGATGAAGGATAAATTTTAG
- the dnaB gene encoding replicative DNA helicase — MAEELSFQGDGSDRLPPQNIEAEEAILGGILLDPEAISRVSESLIPEAFYISAHKDIYQAALRLHAQHKPTDLLAVINWLADHDILARIGGRNKLASLVDRTVSAVNIDALASLVTEKYLRRQLIKAGNEIVHLGFETETELPIVLDQAEQKVFNVTQERPQSGLIHIADTLINAFQDIENRHQGIALPGIPCGFYDLDAMTTGFQRSDLIIVAGRPSMGKCLHENAEILLSDGSISTIKEIYHRRQAELITLRDDWKFHLTQASAFVDDGIKPIFGVTTRLGRYIETTITHPYLTINGWRQLSELRVGDKIAVPRKIDVFGTESIRECEVKLLAYFIGDGCLTDSTPEFTNINSCIQNDFTYAVTSFSDKLKVRIEIRSDRTPILYAGMCQGQKNPLTTWLENIGLWGKKADAKIIPQVIFKLERSQVSLFLNRLFATDGWATLLTSGQSQLGYCTVSEKLARQIQHLLLRFGIIASLKKRSVKYKDTRRQAWQLDITDAHSIKSFISEIGIFGKEEALTKVADAIAKKKYQTNRDLIPIEIWQQITTAKGNEPWTLLAQRAGIQGYSNIHVDKRALSRERLWILASTLENLPLQQLAASDVYWDEIVSIESMECKQVYDLTIPETHNFVANDICVHNTAFCLNLAQNVATSYKLPIAFFSLEMSKEQLVQRLLASEAQIESGYLRSGRISQAQWEPLSRAIGVLSEMPIFIDDTPNITVTQMRSQARRLQAEQGTDLGLIVIDYLQLMEGAGDNRVQELSKITRNLKGLARELSVPVIALSQLSRGVEARTNKRPMLSDLRESGSIEQDADLVIMLYRDEYYTPDTPDRGVAEVIIAKHRNGPTGTVKLLFDPLFTKFKNLAKPSNY, encoded by the coding sequence ATGGCTGAAGAACTAAGTTTTCAAGGCGATGGAAGCGATCGCTTACCACCCCAAAACATCGAAGCAGAAGAAGCGATTTTGGGGGGAATTTTATTAGATCCTGAAGCGATTAGTAGAGTTAGCGAAAGTCTTATTCCAGAAGCTTTTTATATTAGCGCTCATAAAGACATTTATCAAGCCGCGCTGCGTCTGCACGCTCAACATAAACCCACGGATTTGCTAGCGGTGATTAATTGGCTAGCTGACCATGATATACTTGCCCGCATTGGTGGCAGAAATAAATTAGCCTCTCTTGTAGATCGCACCGTTTCCGCTGTTAACATCGACGCTTTAGCATCGCTAGTAACAGAAAAATATCTGCGGCGTCAGTTAATTAAAGCTGGTAATGAAATTGTCCATCTCGGTTTCGAGACAGAAACCGAATTACCAATAGTTTTAGATCAAGCAGAACAAAAAGTTTTTAATGTAACTCAAGAACGTCCGCAATCAGGTTTAATTCACATTGCTGACACTTTAATTAATGCTTTTCAGGATATAGAAAATCGTCATCAAGGTATAGCTTTACCAGGTATTCCCTGCGGATTTTATGATTTAGATGCCATGACTACTGGCTTTCAGCGTTCTGATTTAATCATTGTCGCTGGCAGACCGTCAATGGGAAAATGCTTGCATGAAAATGCGGAAATACTTTTGAGTGACGGGAGTATCTCAACTATTAAAGAAATATACCATCGTCGGCAAGCTGAGTTAATAACTTTAAGAGATGATTGGAAGTTTCATCTAACTCAAGCTTCAGCCTTTGTTGATGACGGTATTAAACCTATTTTTGGTGTTACTACTCGCTTGGGACGATATATTGAAACTACTATTACCCATCCTTATTTAACCATCAATGGATGGCGACAACTTTCAGAATTAAGAGTAGGCGATAAAATTGCTGTACCTCGTAAAATCGATGTATTTGGTACAGAAAGTATCCGCGAGTGTGAAGTGAAATTATTGGCATATTTCATAGGTGATGGGTGCTTGACAGATTCCACACCAGAATTTACTAATATTAACTCTTGCATTCAAAATGATTTCACATACGCTGTTACCAGCTTTTCAGATAAGTTGAAAGTGAGGATAGAAATTAGGAGCGACCGCACACCAATACTTTATGCAGGGATGTGTCAAGGGCAAAAGAATCCTTTAACAACATGGTTGGAAAACATAGGGTTATGGGGCAAAAAAGCTGATGCCAAAATCATTCCGCAAGTTATTTTTAAATTGGAGCGATCGCAAGTTTCCTTATTCCTCAATCGTTTGTTTGCAACCGATGGATGGGCTACGTTACTTACAAGCGGTCAATCGCAATTAGGCTACTGTACTGTCAGCGAAAAATTAGCCAGACAAATACAACATTTGTTATTGCGATTTGGAATTATTGCCAGTCTGAAAAAACGCTCTGTGAAATATAAAGATACTCGCAGACAAGCTTGGCAATTAGATATTACTGATGCCCATAGTATCAAAAGTTTTATCTCAGAAATTGGTATTTTTGGCAAAGAAGAAGCATTAACTAAGGTCGCAGATGCAATAGCTAAAAAGAAATATCAGACAAATCGTGACCTCATTCCAATAGAAATTTGGCAACAGATAACAACAGCTAAAGGTAATGAACCTTGGACTCTTTTAGCTCAACGTGCCGGAATTCAAGGGTATTCAAATATCCATGTAGACAAACGTGCTTTATCACGAGAAAGACTGTGGATATTAGCAAGTACTTTAGAAAATTTGCCACTTCAACAGTTAGCAGCAAGTGATGTGTACTGGGATGAAATAGTTTCCATTGAATCGATGGAATGCAAACAAGTTTATGACTTAACAATCCCAGAGACACACAATTTTGTCGCCAATGATATCTGTGTTCACAATACCGCGTTCTGCCTCAATCTAGCTCAGAATGTTGCTACTTCTTATAAATTACCCATTGCTTTTTTCAGTTTAGAAATGTCAAAAGAGCAATTGGTGCAGCGATTATTAGCTAGCGAAGCGCAAATTGAAAGTGGTTATTTGCGGAGTGGACGCATTAGCCAAGCTCAGTGGGAACCTTTAAGCCGTGCTATTGGTGTGCTGTCAGAAATGCCAATTTTTATTGACGATACGCCGAATATTACAGTTACACAAATGCGGAGTCAAGCGCGACGTTTGCAAGCAGAACAGGGAACAGACCTGGGATTAATTGTGATAGATTACTTGCAATTAATGGAAGGTGCCGGCGATAATCGCGTACAAGAATTATCTAAAATTACGCGCAATCTCAAAGGTTTAGCTCGTGAATTAAGTGTGCCAGTTATTGCTTTGTCTCAGCTAAGTAGAGGTGTGGAAGCGCGTACTAATAAGCGTCCGATGTTGTCTGATTTAAGAGAATCGGGTTCCATCGAGCAGGACGCCGATTTAGTTATCATGCTTTACCGAGATGAATATTATACGCCAGATACACCAGATCGCGGTGTGGCAGAAGTGATAATTGCTAAACACCGCAATGGTCCCACAGGAACTGTGAAACTTTTGTTTGACCCGCTGTTTACTAAGTTTAAAAATTTAGCTAAACCAAGTAATTATTAA
- the rplI gene encoding 50S ribosomal protein L9: MAKRIQLVLNQDVNKLGKSGDLVEVAPGYARNYLIPQKLAINATPGILKQVERRREVERQRQLELKQQALEQKAALEKVASLRIAKQVGEGEAIFGTVTTQEVADAIKESAGLEVDRRGITIPDISQTGTYKAEIKLHSEVTAQIDIEVVSN, encoded by the coding sequence ATGGCGAAACGCATACAGTTAGTTTTAAACCAAGATGTCAACAAGCTGGGAAAATCTGGTGACTTAGTAGAAGTTGCTCCTGGCTATGCTCGTAATTATCTGATTCCACAGAAGTTGGCAATTAATGCTACTCCTGGTATTCTAAAGCAAGTTGAACGCCGTCGCGAGGTGGAACGTCAGCGGCAATTAGAACTCAAGCAACAAGCGCTTGAACAAAAAGCAGCTTTGGAAAAAGTTGCTAGCTTGAGAATTGCCAAGCAAGTTGGTGAAGGTGAAGCGATTTTCGGTACTGTCACTACTCAAGAAGTTGCTGATGCAATTAAAGAAAGTGCGGGACTAGAAGTAGATCGGCGCGGTATTACTATACCTGATATTAGCCAAACAGGTACTTACAAAGCTGAAATTAAGCTGCATTCGGAAGTAACCGCGCAAATCGATATTGAAGTCGTATCTAACTAA